A window from Opitutia bacterium ISCC 52 encodes these proteins:
- a CDS encoding glycoside hydrolase produces MKSIVFLLLPLLLTTSMIIASDFTEYEGDVTDVQQLRHVDQHPDSWRVWQPFITQWKKNHLIVAFGAMTNGKKDMGDIFAMVSRNDGDTWDEPIAVFDHNEKQGDIQFGYANPVLFKPSDQNVVWCFAMRCSIKQENSEESHLVGAFTADGGRSWTQVELAVHYTGPLITNAGVVETVIDGKKRFLLPAHRNTLGSDPRGSRDHFILSSTSLLEWELEAYIPQPTKARVFLHEGNLAPWGNGLKIVMRTANYDDTSLTTDPPRAYSSVSTDGGHTWSVAKAEPELHNAKAKGFFDQASDGGHIYVYSDGPAQRDYTWPDFPQGGRTSLRYKTKDTGSEWSEQKTFFHMGVKNSYPTLCEVAPGDWRAVWDSGTATQPRTRILFGKLKLQ; encoded by the coding sequence ATGAAAAGCATTGTATTTCTCTTGTTGCCCCTGTTGCTTACGACCTCGATGATCATCGCTTCCGACTTTACCGAGTACGAGGGCGATGTGACGGATGTCCAGCAGCTGCGCCATGTAGACCAACATCCCGATTCCTGGCGGGTTTGGCAGCCATTCATCACCCAATGGAAAAAGAACCACCTGATTGTGGCCTTTGGTGCGATGACCAATGGAAAAAAAGACATGGGCGATATTTTTGCCATGGTGTCGAGAAACGATGGCGATACCTGGGATGAACCGATCGCAGTATTCGATCACAACGAGAAACAAGGCGACATCCAATTTGGCTACGCGAATCCGGTGCTTTTCAAGCCGAGCGATCAGAATGTGGTTTGGTGTTTCGCTATGCGTTGCTCGATTAAGCAAGAGAACAGTGAGGAGTCCCATCTCGTCGGCGCATTTACTGCGGATGGCGGCCGCTCATGGACGCAAGTCGAATTGGCCGTGCATTACACGGGTCCACTGATCACGAATGCAGGCGTCGTGGAGACCGTCATTGACGGCAAGAAACGCTTTTTACTTCCCGCTCACCGCAACACGCTCGGATCCGATCCGCGCGGCAGCCGCGATCACTTCATACTGAGCAGCACCAGTCTCTTGGAATGGGAATTGGAAGCTTACATTCCTCAGCCCACCAAAGCCCGGGTTTTCCTACACGAAGGAAACCTCGCTCCATGGGGGAACGGGCTTAAGATTGTTATGCGCACCGCTAATTACGATGACACCAGTTTAACTACGGATCCCCCGAGAGCTTACTCGAGTGTCAGCACGGACGGCGGCCATACCTGGAGCGTAGCCAAAGCGGAACCTGAACTACACAATGCAAAGGCTAAGGGATTTTTCGATCAAGCGTCCGACGGGGGCCATATATATGTATACAGCGATGGACCTGCTCAGCGCGATTATACCTGGCCGGATTTTCCCCAAGGCGGTCGGACCTCACTTCGCTACAAAACAAAAGATACGGGATCTGAGTGGAGCGAGCAGAAGACGTTCTTCCACATGGGGGTCAAAAATTCATACCCCACGCTTTGCGAAGTGGCTCCTGGCGACTGGAGGGCTGTTTGGGACAGCGGCACGGCAACCCAGCCACGCACGCGGATTCTGTTTGGGAAACTCAAATTGCAGTAG
- the tsaE gene encoding tRNA (adenosine(37)-N6)-threonylcarbamoyltransferase complex ATPase subunit type 1 TsaE produces MSILDKFKSGITTQSPEQTQSYAAELASVLPINLALKLSGTLGTGKTTFVQGLAKAWGIQESVKSPTFNLYSIYQGNRQLVHLDAYRLNHPSQAEDLLIDEFLKPPFCLAIEWPEKVDGWMDENTWLLEFDIEDDHSHTIKLRTPESL; encoded by the coding sequence ATGAGCATTTTAGATAAATTCAAATCGGGCATTACGACCCAGTCTCCAGAACAGACGCAGTCTTACGCAGCTGAGCTTGCCTCTGTATTGCCCATTAATCTCGCACTCAAACTGTCAGGAACTTTGGGTACGGGAAAAACAACCTTTGTGCAAGGATTGGCAAAAGCATGGGGCATCCAGGAGTCTGTAAAATCCCCCACCTTTAATCTGTATTCAATCTACCAAGGCAATCGGCAGCTAGTCCACTTGGACGCCTATCGACTCAATCATCCCTCCCAGGCAGAAGACCTACTTATCGACGAATTCTTAAAACCACCTTTTTGCCTGGCTATTGAATGGCCAGAGAAAGTCGATGGCTGGATGGATGAAAATACCTGGTTACTCGAGTTCGATATAGAGGATGACCATTCGCACACTATAAAACTGAGAACACCAGAATCGCTCTAA
- a CDS encoding thiamine-phosphate kinase, giving the protein MNPFTDQADQQVQHVGEQALIRHIEEWLGDSNPPSPEGMGDDAAIVPAHVGQRILTKDSLVYGKHFDKTASAEAVGAKLLKRNLSDLAAMGALPGQAVLACLLPPTTSLHWLNGFYNGLRNCAEQFEVKIVGGDITSTFQDLAFTLTLLGNSAERNLTRKSAKSDDTLWVTGSLGGSILKKHLQFTPRLKEGAWLIKQASVSSGMDLSDGLATDLLHLCPPNCIFEVDTDTIPISDDGIALAKESEKEAIDHALTDGEDYELLFTLNSAVNPSDFIRDWSDQFNTKITCIGKVMTPETEENHPIRYIGSYSPTRGPGHEHFR; this is encoded by the coding sequence ATGAATCCATTCACAGATCAAGCAGATCAACAAGTTCAACACGTAGGCGAGCAAGCGCTGATCCGCCACATTGAGGAATGGCTGGGAGATAGCAACCCACCCTCCCCAGAAGGAATGGGAGATGATGCAGCCATCGTCCCCGCACATGTCGGTCAACGAATCCTAACCAAAGATTCCTTAGTCTACGGCAAACATTTCGATAAGACTGCATCAGCTGAGGCAGTGGGCGCGAAGTTATTAAAAAGAAATCTGAGCGACTTAGCTGCAATGGGAGCTTTGCCCGGTCAGGCTGTCCTCGCCTGCCTGCTGCCACCTACGACTTCCCTGCATTGGTTGAATGGTTTCTATAACGGGCTCAGAAATTGCGCTGAGCAATTCGAAGTAAAGATAGTGGGTGGCGATATTACTTCTACATTCCAGGACCTTGCATTTACCTTAACTCTTCTCGGTAACAGTGCGGAGAGAAACCTAACTCGGAAATCAGCAAAGAGCGATGATACTTTATGGGTAACGGGTTCCCTCGGAGGCAGCATACTGAAAAAGCATTTACAATTTACACCTCGACTGAAGGAAGGAGCATGGCTCATAAAGCAGGCGAGTGTCAGTTCCGGGATGGATCTATCAGACGGACTAGCAACCGACCTGCTTCACCTGTGTCCACCGAACTGTATCTTTGAAGTTGATACGGACACTATCCCGATAAGTGACGATGGCATCGCTTTAGCCAAAGAATCAGAAAAAGAAGCCATTGATCATGCACTTACAGACGGAGAGGATTACGAACTACTCTTCACGCTGAACTCTGCGGTAAACCCGAGTGATTTTATAAGGGATTGGAGTGATCAGTTTAACACGAAAATCACCTGTATTGGAAAAGTAATGACTCCAGAAACGGAAGAAAATCATCCTATCCGATACATAGGTTCTTATTCTCCCACAAGGGGACCAGGGCATGAGCATTTTAGATAA
- a CDS encoding CPBP family intramembrane metalloprotease, translating to MNIEEINPSLATYYSIIVVLGFFCLGKDLFFKSKTPSLHPDVSLEPWNIKGLDIALIPTFIYLLVFGTGALTVEAYKLLLGTEEIADAHFFIFGFPMHLTILASLFGFYRYFNLDSNVPINSINYGPIPLIGKSLFYFMAVIPILLGVGYVWPLLLEFFNLPQEPQDLVNQVAGMSISPMFLAIAFLAVVLAPLSEELFFRAFLYRSLKGYLSPTMAALVSSLLFAGMHFNWHSFLPLFVLGFWLCRTYQKTGNLCVPIILHAFFNGNTLVTLMLLES from the coding sequence ATGAACATCGAAGAGATTAACCCATCACTAGCCACTTACTACTCCATTATTGTGGTGTTGGGATTCTTTTGCCTGGGCAAAGACTTGTTTTTCAAATCCAAGACACCCTCTCTTCATCCTGATGTTTCTCTTGAACCATGGAATATCAAGGGATTGGACATAGCCCTCATACCAACCTTCATATACCTCTTAGTATTTGGTACCGGGGCACTAACAGTAGAAGCCTACAAACTCCTATTGGGCACCGAAGAAATCGCAGACGCCCATTTCTTCATTTTCGGTTTCCCCATGCATCTAACCATCCTGGCTAGTCTGTTTGGGTTTTATAGATACTTTAATCTAGATAGTAATGTTCCGATAAATTCGATTAATTACGGCCCTATTCCTCTGATCGGAAAGTCCCTGTTCTACTTCATGGCAGTTATTCCAATACTACTAGGAGTAGGTTATGTGTGGCCGCTTCTATTGGAATTTTTTAATTTGCCCCAAGAACCACAGGATCTCGTCAACCAAGTAGCAGGCATGTCGATATCTCCCATGTTTTTGGCGATTGCATTCCTTGCCGTTGTATTGGCACCACTCTCGGAAGAGTTATTCTTTCGAGCCTTCCTATACCGCAGTCTCAAAGGCTATTTGAGCCCGACTATGGCGGCTTTAGTATCCAGCCTTTTATTTGCTGGAATGCACTTCAATTGGCACAGCTTTCTCCCTCTTTTTGTATTGGGATTCTGGTTATGCCGGACCTACCAAAAGACGGGCAACCTCTGCGTCCCCATTATTCTTCATGCTTTCTTTAACGGAAACACCTTGGTGACTTTGATGTTACTGGAATCATGA
- a CDS encoding helix-hairpin-helix domain-containing protein, with protein MARIYGYSKAWPEEPGLDTFRRRLWRLEKEAKQRGVGAWRSNIEVWESFDYQKKLAELPDLEGKLNINTATKEELILLPGIGPTYSIRIIEARPFNLIEDIQTIKGIGPKTFERIKNRISIIDENSQ; from the coding sequence TTGGCGCGTATCTACGGTTATTCGAAAGCGTGGCCGGAAGAGCCAGGCTTGGATACCTTTCGCCGTCGGCTTTGGCGTTTGGAAAAGGAGGCGAAACAAAGAGGTGTGGGTGCCTGGCGCTCCAACATCGAAGTCTGGGAATCCTTCGACTATCAAAAGAAACTGGCTGAACTCCCAGACCTGGAAGGAAAGCTAAATATCAATACCGCAACCAAGGAAGAACTCATACTGCTTCCAGGCATCGGGCCCACCTATTCCATCCGAATCATTGAAGCCCGCCCCTTCAATCTCATAGAAGACATCCAGACTATAAAAGGCATCGGCCCCAAAACGTTTGAGCGAATCAAGAATCGCATTTCAATAATCGACGAAAACTCTCAGTAA
- a CDS encoding DNA polymerase IV, whose product MTPFVHIDADAFFASVEQAADPRLRGIPMAVGGRKRGIIAAASYEARQLGVYTPMPTQRALQVCPELVVVSGNFEMYEQFSDWIFGMCEELTPLVERSSIDEGYMDFSGTWNLSQDGLITKVQKLDKEIHGWLKITISEGMATNKIVSAVASKLHKPNGFLVVPEGSEAEFMGALPLSRMPGIGPKSVEALRSIGAQRIEDLLTLGAERLHPFLGKMTDSFLQLAQGIDDRRIVLEREPAKSYSQQNTFAQDMGEEDKVISHLMTMIDDEMIRLRDEGKQARTFSVRIRYTDMEECETSRSLNEPSSLENDFYPFVSPMLKKLWQRRVHLRLVGVRFSRIYDAFEQLEFFDRKRQRLRQLSHTIDQVNEAYGKYTVQRAYRIGMNSRGGGKRRTPFHP is encoded by the coding sequence ATGACTCCCTTCGTCCACATAGATGCCGATGCTTTCTTTGCATCCGTTGAGCAAGCAGCTGATCCTCGCTTGCGAGGTATTCCTATGGCTGTAGGAGGACGCAAGCGAGGGATCATTGCCGCCGCTTCCTATGAAGCCAGACAACTGGGTGTCTACACTCCGATGCCCACACAACGAGCCCTACAAGTCTGCCCAGAGCTGGTCGTAGTATCCGGCAACTTTGAGATGTATGAGCAATTTTCCGATTGGATCTTCGGTATGTGCGAAGAGCTCACTCCGCTCGTCGAACGTAGCTCCATTGACGAAGGCTATATGGATTTCTCAGGCACCTGGAATTTGTCGCAGGATGGACTGATCACCAAAGTCCAGAAACTGGACAAAGAAATCCACGGGTGGTTGAAGATAACCATCTCCGAGGGAATGGCCACGAACAAGATTGTCTCTGCCGTGGCCAGCAAGCTCCACAAACCAAACGGATTTCTGGTTGTACCTGAGGGATCCGAGGCAGAGTTCATGGGTGCCCTCCCCCTTAGCCGCATGCCTGGTATTGGACCTAAGTCAGTAGAAGCCTTAAGATCGATCGGAGCCCAGCGTATCGAAGATCTCCTTACACTTGGAGCGGAACGACTACATCCTTTTCTTGGAAAAATGACAGATTCTTTCCTTCAACTGGCTCAGGGCATCGACGATCGACGAATCGTGCTAGAGCGTGAGCCCGCAAAGTCCTACTCTCAACAAAACACTTTCGCTCAGGACATGGGCGAAGAAGACAAGGTAATCAGTCATCTCATGACCATGATCGACGACGAGATGATACGCCTGCGCGATGAAGGCAAACAGGCGCGCACTTTCAGTGTCCGGATTCGCTACACCGACATGGAAGAATGCGAAACCTCACGAAGCCTCAACGAACCCAGCAGTCTGGAGAACGACTTCTACCCCTTTGTTTCGCCCATGCTCAAGAAGCTCTGGCAACGACGTGTTCACTTACGGCTGGTTGGCGTGCGATTCTCCCGCATCTATGACGCTTTCGAGCAATTGGAATTTTTCGACCGCAAACGTCAACGCCTTCGCCAACTCAGCCACACCATCGACCAAGTCAACGAGGCCTACGGGAAATACACGGTGCAGAGAGCCTACAGAATCGGCATGAATAGTCGCGGTGGAGGTAAACGACGGACCCCCTTCCATCCATAG
- a CDS encoding protein-L-isoaspartate(D-aspartate) O-methyltransferase, which translates to MNVFLRHTLFTGLFLLLCVQASNHAVAQKPKKEPDWKNLRMKMVEFQIKDRGIKNPAVIKALRTVPRHELVPIIYRLSAYEDRPLPIGENQTISQPYIVGLMSELLQAKPGDKILEIGTGSGYQAAVLAEMGLQVHSIEIIEPLAKRATTDLKRIGYFDVEVRHGDGYQGWPEEAPFDGIIITAAPPQLPQPLVEQLKTGGQIVVPVGRNNQDLVVYTKRSNGKVSRKRIIPVRFVPMTGRAQEDP; encoded by the coding sequence ATGAATGTGTTTTTGAGGCACACCCTTTTCACTGGGCTGTTTCTGCTCCTGTGCGTGCAGGCGTCCAATCATGCGGTTGCTCAAAAACCAAAAAAAGAACCCGACTGGAAAAACCTGCGTATGAAGATGGTTGAATTCCAAATCAAGGACCGCGGCATTAAAAACCCCGCAGTCATAAAAGCCTTACGTACGGTCCCGCGCCACGAATTGGTTCCTATCATTTATCGTTTGTCCGCTTACGAAGACCGCCCCCTGCCCATTGGGGAGAATCAGACGATCTCGCAACCTTACATCGTAGGTCTCATGTCTGAGTTATTGCAGGCCAAACCAGGTGACAAGATTCTCGAAATCGGAACGGGCTCCGGCTATCAGGCAGCGGTTTTGGCGGAAATGGGGCTGCAGGTCCACTCCATCGAAATCATCGAACCCCTCGCCAAGCGTGCCACCACCGATCTTAAGCGCATTGGTTACTTCGATGTTGAGGTGAGGCACGGCGATGGCTACCAAGGCTGGCCCGAAGAAGCCCCCTTTGACGGCATCATCATAACAGCCGCGCCACCGCAACTTCCCCAACCTTTGGTCGAACAATTGAAAACGGGTGGCCAAATTGTCGTTCCTGTTGGCCGCAACAATCAGGATCTCGTTGTCTACACCAAGCGCTCCAACGGAAAGGTGTCCAGAAAACGGATTATCCCCGTCCGTTTTGTCCCTATGACAGGACGTGCCCAGGAAGATCCGTAA
- a CDS encoding S8 family serine peptidase yields the protein MKYDLRLDSLRIMIVRNCFLIRKFLIICSACLFTLGLQAQSKDRIVITEADQLPRVSYPFEGKAVDLVNDSNQLSPYLEKLGKEITDQLLKYDIQDDSTLKAYMQTLRTLDFLNANLDGALEKIMSIREMQDKPADKLTFGLIVEALISVLAEAEERTSEETSARFEQVFGELLNPLPWELVQDSIEQMNGTFQFLTRNLYLGSLENQMQVTIDENKELTLGDVQSLASIVLMMDHVLPYAPQIVSVSGNYIEANRVVKEDIWERRNIDLSGEENLSPVVIAIWDSGVDMEIFKTTGQAWINTGESLDGQDNDENGWVDDLHGIAWDKYANPERSLLYPLTRDEEEIYPKNRAYSKGLSDLQAAIDSDEAKEIKNIISNLSQDDYKPFFESLSLFGNYMHGTHVAGIAAEGNPAARILSARLTFGHEMIPDKPTLELAIRESESMLSTVQYFRESGVRVVNMSWGGNQSAIEAALEANGVGDNPEQRAKIARILFEIGYDSLVEAMAGAPEILFIAAAGNSDVDVDFTKDIPASIDLPNVMVAGAVDQAGDETSFTSYGKNVKSHASGFEVDSYVPGGTRMKSSGTSMAAPNVANLAGKLLAIKPDLSPLEVKQLIELSVDKSEDGRRFLINPQRAISMLRLKPEK from the coding sequence TTGAAATACGACCTTAGACTCGACAGCCTTCGCATAATGATTGTCCGCAATTGTTTTCTCATCCGCAAATTCCTTATCATCTGTTCGGCGTGCTTGTTTACCCTGGGGTTACAGGCTCAGTCGAAAGACAGAATCGTCATAACTGAAGCCGATCAGCTTCCGCGTGTATCGTATCCCTTCGAGGGGAAGGCCGTCGATTTAGTCAACGACTCGAATCAACTGTCTCCTTATCTGGAGAAGTTGGGAAAGGAGATCACGGACCAGCTCCTAAAATACGACATCCAAGATGATAGTACTTTGAAGGCTTACATGCAAACGCTCCGTACTTTGGATTTTCTCAATGCAAACCTGGATGGAGCTTTGGAAAAAATCATGTCCATTCGAGAAATGCAGGATAAGCCAGCGGATAAGCTGACCTTTGGGTTAATCGTGGAAGCGCTTATCTCTGTTTTGGCAGAGGCGGAGGAAAGAACTTCGGAGGAGACAAGCGCTCGATTTGAGCAAGTGTTTGGAGAATTGTTGAATCCTCTTCCCTGGGAGCTGGTTCAAGACTCGATTGAGCAGATGAACGGCACCTTCCAGTTCTTAACCCGGAATCTCTATCTGGGGAGCCTGGAGAATCAAATGCAGGTCACCATCGATGAGAACAAGGAGTTGACCTTGGGGGATGTGCAGAGTTTGGCCAGCATAGTCCTCATGATGGATCATGTGCTTCCTTATGCTCCGCAAATCGTGAGTGTTTCAGGGAATTACATTGAAGCGAATCGTGTGGTAAAGGAAGACATCTGGGAACGTCGGAATATCGATTTATCAGGTGAAGAGAATTTGAGTCCGGTGGTCATTGCCATCTGGGATAGCGGAGTGGATATGGAGATTTTCAAGACGACTGGCCAAGCATGGATAAATACCGGTGAGAGCTTGGACGGTCAGGACAATGATGAGAATGGGTGGGTCGATGATCTTCATGGCATCGCCTGGGACAAATATGCGAATCCTGAAAGGTCCTTGTTATATCCACTGACGCGAGACGAAGAGGAGATTTACCCCAAGAATAGAGCTTACTCAAAGGGGTTGAGTGACTTGCAGGCGGCGATTGATTCGGACGAAGCAAAGGAGATTAAAAACATAATCTCCAACTTGAGTCAGGATGATTATAAACCGTTTTTCGAATCACTCAGCTTGTTTGGTAATTATATGCATGGTACTCATGTTGCCGGGATTGCAGCTGAGGGAAATCCAGCAGCGCGCATATTATCAGCTCGACTTACATTCGGGCATGAAATGATCCCTGACAAACCAACTCTGGAACTGGCTATACGAGAGTCAGAGAGCATGCTTTCGACGGTTCAGTATTTTCGAGAATCCGGGGTGCGCGTGGTTAATATGAGTTGGGGAGGAAACCAATCGGCCATTGAGGCAGCCTTGGAGGCAAATGGAGTCGGGGACAATCCGGAGCAGCGTGCCAAGATTGCCCGTATCTTATTTGAAATTGGTTATGACAGCCTGGTAGAGGCGATGGCTGGCGCACCGGAGATTTTGTTTATAGCCGCCGCTGGAAATTCGGATGTAGATGTTGATTTTACCAAGGACATCCCAGCCTCGATCGATTTACCCAATGTTATGGTGGCTGGAGCTGTCGATCAGGCGGGAGATGAAACCAGCTTCACGAGCTATGGGAAGAATGTGAAGTCCCATGCGAGTGGCTTTGAAGTTGATAGCTATGTGCCCGGGGGAACGCGGATGAAATCTTCGGGTACGTCTATGGCTGCTCCGAACGTGGCCAACTTAGCAGGCAAATTACTAGCGATCAAACCGGACTTAAGTCCTTTGGAGGTGAAGCAACTGATTGAGCTAAGTGTGGATAAAAGTGAGGATGGACGACGATTTCTGATCAACCCTCAACGGGCGATCTCTATGTTACGCCTAAAGCCTGAGAAATAA
- a CDS encoding TIM barrel protein: protein MSSEPSSKSDRRSFLKGVGGLAAGMALAGTSQNVSAASHKNMDTKHPLSTNTYPWMTFYRREGGEFESDLSRAISEVKKSGADHFEPNLKSLEFVDELSDELQKQGIGMQSVYVNSDLWDKEKSKASMDWAMSVVQKAKKRMGTKVVVTNPSPIQWGSPKNKNDEQLAVQRDALEELGKAIDSEGMHLAYHFHDPEFREGAREVHHMLAATDPRYVKLCLDSHWAYRGAGDSNVALYDIVRLYGDRIVELHIRQSKGGVWTEAFGDGDIDHERLTKELVELGLSPMVTMEQAVEAKTPHTMNGLEAHKISHARARKVFAPFIA from the coding sequence ATGAGTTCTGAACCTTCTTCAAAATCTGACCGTCGCAGTTTCCTAAAAGGCGTTGGTGGCTTGGCCGCCGGAATGGCGTTAGCGGGAACGAGTCAAAATGTGAGCGCAGCAAGTCACAAAAATATGGATACAAAACATCCTCTTTCCACTAATACTTATCCTTGGATGACTTTCTACCGCCGTGAAGGCGGTGAGTTTGAGTCTGATTTATCACGAGCTATTTCAGAAGTGAAGAAGAGTGGTGCGGATCACTTTGAGCCGAACCTCAAGTCTTTGGAGTTTGTGGATGAGCTTTCCGATGAACTGCAGAAGCAGGGGATTGGAATGCAGTCCGTTTATGTGAACAGTGATCTCTGGGATAAGGAGAAATCGAAAGCATCTATGGATTGGGCGATGTCGGTGGTTCAGAAGGCCAAGAAACGAATGGGCACCAAGGTCGTTGTGACCAATCCGAGTCCCATTCAATGGGGAAGCCCTAAAAACAAAAACGACGAACAATTGGCGGTTCAGCGGGATGCTCTAGAAGAACTAGGAAAAGCCATCGATTCCGAAGGCATGCACCTCGCTTATCATTTTCACGATCCGGAGTTCCGGGAGGGTGCTCGTGAGGTGCATCACATGTTGGCGGCAACCGACCCACGGTATGTCAAACTGTGTTTGGATTCTCATTGGGCTTATCGAGGTGCGGGTGATTCGAACGTTGCCCTATATGACATCGTTAGACTTTACGGCGATCGCATCGTTGAACTCCATATTCGGCAATCCAAGGGCGGAGTTTGGACTGAGGCTTTCGGTGACGGGGATATTGATCACGAGCGACTGACAAAAGAGCTAGTCGAGCTAGGATTGTCACCCATGGTTACGATGGAGCAGGCTGTGGAAGCAAAGACGCCTCACACTATGAATGGTTTGGAAGCCCACAAGATTTCCCACGCCAGAGCGCGCAAGGTATTTGCACCGTTTATCGCCTGA
- a CDS encoding sulfite exporter TauE/SafE family protein, with amino-acid sequence MNEMLILIPIFLVVSAMYASVGHGGASGYLAIMALASVPVLVMKPTALTLNLVVSLMGTILFLRAGHFAWRLFWMFSIVSIPFAYLGGRTSLSPGMFKLLVAAALVFATVRLFIIVQDQQKTKDPPLWAIIVSGAIIGLFSGLIGVGGGIFLTPLLLICGWANIKTAAAVSAPFIFVNSAAGLLGHPQVSGNLIAQWPWFAGTVVVGGFIGARWGSSLANPKHLRPVLAAVLVLATLKLVVS; translated from the coding sequence ATGAACGAAATGCTCATCCTTATACCGATATTTCTAGTCGTATCGGCCATGTACGCTTCGGTCGGGCATGGAGGTGCATCCGGCTACCTGGCCATCATGGCTTTGGCGAGCGTTCCTGTGTTAGTGATGAAGCCAACTGCGCTTACTTTGAACCTGGTAGTTTCATTGATGGGAACCATATTGTTTCTCAGAGCCGGACACTTTGCCTGGAGACTATTCTGGATGTTTTCGATTGTATCGATTCCGTTCGCCTACCTGGGAGGACGAACAAGCCTGTCTCCCGGTATGTTCAAGCTTCTGGTAGCAGCGGCCCTGGTTTTTGCTACCGTGCGTTTGTTTATCATAGTTCAAGACCAGCAAAAGACAAAAGATCCACCCCTTTGGGCCATCATCGTTTCCGGCGCCATCATTGGGCTTTTCTCTGGCCTCATCGGTGTTGGAGGTGGGATTTTCCTGACCCCGCTCCTTCTTATTTGCGGATGGGCTAACATTAAGACGGCAGCGGCCGTTTCCGCACCTTTCATTTTCGTGAACTCGGCGGCAGGCTTACTGGGTCATCCTCAGGTCAGTGGCAATTTAATCGCACAATGGCCGTGGTTTGCAGGGACCGTGGTTGTTGGCGGATTTATCGGAGCACGCTGGGGAAGCAGTCTTGCCAATCCGAAACATCTGCGGCCGGTATTGGCGGCGGTATTGGTACTGGCGACCTTAAAGTTGGTGGTAAGCTGA
- a CDS encoding sialate O-acetylesterase, with translation MPAIFGDNMVLQRNATVAIFGTTEPDERVTVRVTWTKDTFRTRADSAGKWRVNVPTGDASTGEWVRVEADETKEFKNVCLGEVWICSGQSNMQRSLRGQARGPVENGFSVIKQAKRPDISLYQLPRVSASLPAKDNPSKWLTSDHETAAAFSAVGYVFGKELNDYLDVPIGLIQNAWGGSNVESWISKSKFATMGITKENNY, from the coding sequence ATGCCCGCAATATTTGGGGACAATATGGTGCTTCAGCGAAATGCTACTGTGGCAATCTTTGGTACCACTGAACCTGACGAACGAGTCACCGTCCGTGTGACTTGGACAAAGGATACATTCCGGACCCGCGCCGATAGCGCTGGCAAGTGGCGTGTCAATGTGCCCACCGGTGATGCCTCCACAGGGGAGTGGGTTCGCGTCGAAGCTGACGAAACCAAGGAATTTAAAAATGTCTGTCTCGGAGAAGTCTGGATTTGTTCTGGTCAGTCCAATATGCAGCGCTCTCTCAGGGGCCAAGCTCGAGGGCCTGTCGAAAATGGATTTTCAGTAATTAAACAAGCTAAGCGACCTGACATTAGCCTTTATCAGCTGCCTCGTGTTTCGGCGTCTTTACCAGCGAAAGATAATCCTTCCAAGTGGCTCACCAGCGATCATGAAACAGCAGCTGCCTTCTCGGCGGTGGGGTATGTGTTCGGTAAGGAATTAAACGATTATTTAGATGTGCCCATCGGGCTCATACAAAATGCCTGGGGTGGCTCCAATGTAGAGTCCTGGATCTCCAAATCAAAATTTGCGACGATGGGAATCACAAAGGAGAACAATTATTAG